A segment of the uncultured Desulfobulbus sp. genome:
TTTGTTAATGATGAATCAGCACAACATCTGTGCTTCATCTGGTTCGGCCTGCACTTCAGGTTCCCTTGAGCCTTCACATGTCCTCCGCGCCATGGGTGTTCCGTTTACTGCCGCCCACGGATCAATCCGGTTCAGCCTCTCAGTATACAACACTGAAAAAGAGGTAGATTTCATTCTAGAAAAAATGCCTCCCATTATTGCCCGCTTACGCGAACTCTCTCCCTTCTGGGAAGAAGACTAAGAGCAGGGTACATTCTGCGCCGTTCACTTTTCTGTGAACGGCGCCCCATTTTCTCCTCTTTCTATTCCTTTTTGAAATCATATGCGCATAATTGAGCCAAGCGTCACCATTCTTGATGAACTTGACCAACAGAGTCTTCCCGTCCGTATCGAATATTGCGGGCGCATCTGCTACAAGAGCGAAGATAAGATTGATACGGAGTCTGCAATTCCCTTTGTTCGCAAGATGGCAGAGTACGGGCACAACTCTGTACTTGAGATGGGGGTCACCAGCTTTACGGTGGTAACTCCAAACAAGGAGATGGTAGAGCATTTTTTTCTCCATCAACCAAAATTTCTCTTTATTGATCAGCTGACCCCGACCTCATTGCTTATCTCTGGCTCCGTTCGAGCCTTGATTGAGATGGCACTGAGCCACCCCAATGATCCCATTGCACGGGCCCTCATAGAGACCCTGAAAAGGGTGCATCCCTATTTTTTCGAAACCATTACCCTGCCCCCGTGCGCAGAAGCTTCTGAGGTAGTGGTAAAACCGATGCCCCTGGCCCAAGTTGAAGCCCTTCCGCTCCAGCAGTTTGTCAAACACCGTTATCTTGCTGTAAAATTTATTGTTAACCGGGCTGTTACCCACGAACTTGTTCGTCATCGTCCCTGCACCTTCCTTCAGGAAAGCCAGCGCTATTGCCGTTATTCAGCTGATAAATTCGGCAACGAAGTCACCTTTATAAAGCCGGTATTTTTTAGCGAAGACAGCCAAGAGTATGCGATTTGGTACCAATCCATGGAGGCCATGGAAAAACAATACTTGCACCTCCTTGAAACATCGACTCCACAGGCAGCACGGACAGTCCTCCCCAACTCGTGTAAAACAGAAATAATAGTCTACGCCAATCTCCAGGAATGGCAACACATCCTGAAACTGCGAACGTCTTCCGCGGCCGAACCATCCATGCGGGAAGTCATGATCCCTTTGGAAAAAATGCTTTCAAAAAAATACCCGAAAGTTTTCGTTTGAAGGGTACCAGACACCTTTACTGAGACTTCTTAACATTTTTTTTGCCCCTTTCTGTTTCTCTCTAGAAGATTTTCTTCTTTTTGACCCGTCCTTGCGTTTATAGTAGACTATTGAATAACTTCTTATTCCTCGTCCCAAAGGCCCTCTAATTCCATGGCAACACGAGCTGGACAATCACTATCAGATACGCAAAGAGGCTCCCTGAAACGAACCGTTAAGGATCAGTCAGGTGCTGGAAAATTAAAAATTGGCGAATTGCTGAGTAAGGCGGGATATATCACCGCCAATCAGTTTGAAGAAGCCAAGGCTGTTCAGAAAAAGACCGGGGAACGGCTTGGCCGTATCTTGCTGGAAAGTGGTGCAATTGAACGAGACACCATTGCTAATTTCCTAAGCAGGATGCACAATTATACTCTGGTCATCATCGATCAGGAGTCACCTAGCGAGGAAGCACTCAAACTTGTCCCCTACGAGACGGCCAAGCAATTCATGGCCTTTCCCCTACGCCTTGCCGGTGACACTTTGCAGATCACTATGGCCGAGCCCACCGACTCGCTTGACGTTGAACAACTGCAAGATATCGTCAAGAAAAACCTGACGGTCTGCGTTTCACCAGCCAAAGACATCATCGATTCCTACAAAAAGTATTATGGGATCAGTGATGAGGAACATCTCTCCTTTTTTAAATTTGAGCCGGAAGGTGAAGAAGACACCGTCACCCAGGTCGATGATTTTGGTGCCCTGGTATCGGATGCGGCGGAAGATTTTGAAATAGAAAGTGCTACCGCTGAAGAAAGCACCTTTGAGCAATTTTCTGCCTCGGATGCTCCGATTATCAAATTGGTGAACGGCATCCTGGTAAAAGCCGTTCAGGAAGGCGTCAGCGATATCCACATCGAACCTTTTGAAAAAAGCATGCAGGTGCGCTATCGTAAGGATGGTTCATTGTTTAAATCTATGAATCTCCCCTTAACGATTAAAAACGCGATGGCCGCCCGCATGAAAATTCTTGCCGGCCTCAATATCACAGAGCGACGTATTCCCCAGGATGGTCGTATCAAAATTCGACTGGGCCGAAACAGGGCTGTCGACTTCCGCGTATCCACTCTCCCCCTATTGCATGGAGAGGGAATTGTTCTTCGTATTCTTGATAAAAACTCGCTCAACGTAGATCTGACCAAGCTCGGTTTTACCGTCGACACCTTTGAGGCCCTTAAACGATGTCTTTCCAGGCCCCAAGGACTGCTGCTGGTTACCGGTCCCACAGGCTCAGGTAAGACGGTAACACTGTACTCAGCACTCAACTCGCTTAACACCGAGGATATTAAAATCCTCACAGCTGAAGATCCTGTTGAGTTCAACTTCAAGGGCATCAACCAGGTTAATGTCAACTCTGAAGTCGGAATGACCTTTGCCGCAGCTCTGAAAGCCTTTCTCCGTCAGGATCCGGATATCATCATGGTTGGTGAGATTCGTGATATCGAGACGGCTGAGATCGCCATGAAGGCAGCCATGACTGGTCACCTTGTCTTCTCTACCCTCCATACCAACGATTCTCCAGCGACGGTTGGTCGTATGGTGGATATTGGTATCCCTCCATACATTCTCGCCTCATCTCTCACCATGATCCTTAGCCAGCGCCTCGGCCGAAGACTCTGTAAGCACTGTAAAACACCGGCCCAGTACGATGCAACAACCCTCACAAGTGCCGGATTCAAAGAGGCAGAACTGAGCGAGCTCAAACTTTTCAAGGCCAAAGGCTGTCCTGAATGTAATGGCTTAGGCTACCGAGGTCGTGTAGGTTTTTTCGAACTGATGGAGGTTACCGACGCTGTAGCCGAGGCCATTCAGGCGGAGGTTCCGGAAGAACAACTACGTAAAGTTGCCATCCAGGAAGGAATGTATACCCTGCGCGAGGCCGGTCTGCAAAAGGCACGAGAAGGGGTTACCAGCCTTGAGGAAGTACTCAGACGAACAGTTGCCCATGAGGACAGCCTCCCGGCCTACCTGGTGAATCCGGATGTGGAAGAGTACGAGGATGGTGATATCATCATTCAGGAAGGCAATAAAGACCGTGATTTCTTTAAACTGATTCGAGGCAAACTCGCTGTTTTGCGTTCAGGGAAGAAGATTGCGGAAATTACCGAACCAGGCGAATACTTTGGCGAGATGGCCTCAATTATTGAAGAGCCTCGCTCGGCTTCCATCATCTCCGTGGGCAGATGCACCATCAAACGCTACCCGGGGAATAAACTTGGCGAACTGATCGAAAAATATCCAGATGTCTCCCAGCATCTTTTCCGCACTCTGGTTGAACGCCTCCATAAGACTGATCGCATTGTGGTCCAGTTGGCCAGCGCAGGAAAGCCTCGTCCTCCACATCATGTGATTCGACAAGCCTAAGGGTAAGCGATCTCGAGGCGGCGAATCAGCGGTGTTCTCGATCTGCTAACCGATGCATGCGGCATAAGCCGGTGCCTAGCCTCTCCGCCTCCTCGCGACCGCTTACAGTTCCAAGAAGAATACGAGTTCTTTCAGCCCCCCGATCGCGTACGCCTAAGGCGTGCGCGCCCAACGACCTCACCTACAGTATTCACAACAGCTTGGAGTTGCCTTAAGTTCACATCAATATTCGCCCTCGATGATGTAGGTTGGGCGTCTTTTCGCTTCTAAATAGATTCTCCCCACATATTCTCCAAGCACACCTATACCTGTAATTTGAATGCCGCCCAAGAAGAGTATAGTCGTCATTATCGAGGCATAACCCGGCATATCCACACCAAAAAGTACTGTTTTTGCGATAATAACCGCGCCATAAAAAAATGAAATAAAGGAAATAATAAAGCCCATATACAGCCATATTTTCAAAGGAAAGGTGCTAAAACTCGTAATGCCTTCTAGTGCCAAATTCCACAGTTTCCAGCCGTTGAAGCTGGTACGGCCAGCTTTCCTCTCTTCTCGTTGGTACTCTACAATAGATGTCTTAAAACCTACCCACGCAAAAAGCCCTTTCATAAAACGTTCGCTTTCAGGAAGCTGTTGGAGCGCATCGACGACTTTTCGACTCATAAGTCTATAGTCACCAACATTTTCGGGGATAGTTACTTTAGAAATTTTATTATTCAATTTATAAAAGAGTTTCGCACTCGTTCTCTTTGCAAAGCTATCAACTGAACGATCAACTCGTTTTGCGACAACGACGTCACTCCCCCTTTCCCAATGTTGAATAAAATCGTAAATGAGTTCTGGAGGATCTTGAAGATCTACATCTATGGGGATCATTGCATCCCCTCGTGCCTGCTCAAGCCCTGCAGTCAGGGCGGCCTCTTTACCAAAGTTTCGCGATAGATTTATAGCCCTTATAGAGCTATATTTATTTTTTGCGGATATAATTTCCTTCAAGGTATTGTCTTGGCTACCATCATTTACAAAAATAATTTCATAAGGCCGAGCAACCCTTTCGACAATCGGAACAATCTCTCGCAAGAAACACGAGATGACTTCTTCTTCATTATAGCAAGGACAGATTATAGAAATATCCGGATGATCTCCTTGGCTAATCATAAGAAAAACCCTCCCGAAATTTCACGAATAAACATAACGTTTTCTAGAAAAATAATTAAAGAAAAAAACTATAGCTATAGCGACGCATCGGACCAAGTACACATTTAAATCCATACGCATCAAAACAAAAACAATAGCTAGATTCAAAAGAAGGCCAATAACTGTAATCAAATATACCGCCAAGAACTCACAGTAAATATTTTCTATCTTGACCTTTGAGAATACATAGCCTCTCGTCAAAAAGAAACTCACTCCAAATCCAGCCGAGTACCCAATAATGGTTGCAGCTACATATCCGCACAAATTCAAATAAACGAGTAGACTGTACAAAGCTAGGTCTACACCTGTTGCTACAATCCCGACGTACAGGAAGGATCTTATTTGCTTCATCACGCACTCACGCATCTCCGCCCTATCACGCAGACATGCTTGCTTGAAGTCCTTTTAGAGAACTCTGAACAAGGGAAAACCACCCACGCTCTTCTCGACACTTATTGAACAAATTCAGTAAAAAAACTTACGCAGAGGGAGGAATAAAAAGAATAAAAAGGTTTAAAGGCGGAGACGTGACCCATGTATTATAGGGAATCGACACCGATCCAATCTCAACCACGGGCGGCATTCCTCCGGGCACTAAGCTATAGGCTTCCGAACGAGTTTCAGCGACCACCACGGCGCCATTTTGCCGAATAGATGACAAGTCAACCCAGGGTGACTTTCTTGGATCTGCATCAATATACACA
Coding sequences within it:
- a CDS encoding FAD-dependent thymidylate synthase, which translates into the protein MRIIEPSVTILDELDQQSLPVRIEYCGRICYKSEDKIDTESAIPFVRKMAEYGHNSVLEMGVTSFTVVTPNKEMVEHFFLHQPKFLFIDQLTPTSLLISGSVRALIEMALSHPNDPIARALIETLKRVHPYFFETITLPPCAEASEVVVKPMPLAQVEALPLQQFVKHRYLAVKFIVNRAVTHELVRHRPCTFLQESQRYCRYSADKFGNEVTFIKPVFFSEDSQEYAIWYQSMEAMEKQYLHLLETSTPQAARTVLPNSCKTEIIVYANLQEWQHILKLRTSSAAEPSMREVMIPLEKMLSKKYPKVFV
- the pilB gene encoding type IV-A pilus assembly ATPase PilB yields the protein MATRAGQSLSDTQRGSLKRTVKDQSGAGKLKIGELLSKAGYITANQFEEAKAVQKKTGERLGRILLESGAIERDTIANFLSRMHNYTLVIIDQESPSEEALKLVPYETAKQFMAFPLRLAGDTLQITMAEPTDSLDVEQLQDIVKKNLTVCVSPAKDIIDSYKKYYGISDEEHLSFFKFEPEGEEDTVTQVDDFGALVSDAAEDFEIESATAEESTFEQFSASDAPIIKLVNGILVKAVQEGVSDIHIEPFEKSMQVRYRKDGSLFKSMNLPLTIKNAMAARMKILAGLNITERRIPQDGRIKIRLGRNRAVDFRVSTLPLLHGEGIVLRILDKNSLNVDLTKLGFTVDTFEALKRCLSRPQGLLLVTGPTGSGKTVTLYSALNSLNTEDIKILTAEDPVEFNFKGINQVNVNSEVGMTFAAALKAFLRQDPDIIMVGEIRDIETAEIAMKAAMTGHLVFSTLHTNDSPATVGRMVDIGIPPYILASSLTMILSQRLGRRLCKHCKTPAQYDATTLTSAGFKEAELSELKLFKAKGCPECNGLGYRGRVGFFELMEVTDAVAEAIQAEVPEEQLRKVAIQEGMYTLREAGLQKAREGVTSLEEVLRRTVAHEDSLPAYLVNPDVEEYEDGDIIIQEGNKDRDFFKLIRGKLAVLRSGKKIAEITEPGEYFGEMASIIEEPRSASIISVGRCTIKRYPGNKLGELIEKYPDVSQHLFRTLVERLHKTDRIVVQLASAGKPRPPHHVIRQA
- a CDS encoding glycosyltransferase family 2 protein — translated: MISQGDHPDISIICPCYNEEEVISCFLREIVPIVERVARPYEIIFVNDGSQDNTLKEIISAKNKYSSIRAINLSRNFGKEAALTAGLEQARGDAMIPIDVDLQDPPELIYDFIQHWERGSDVVVAKRVDRSVDSFAKRTSAKLFYKLNNKISKVTIPENVGDYRLMSRKVVDALQQLPESERFMKGLFAWVGFKTSIVEYQREERKAGRTSFNGWKLWNLALEGITSFSTFPLKIWLYMGFIISFISFFYGAVIIAKTVLFGVDMPGYASIMTTILFLGGIQITGIGVLGEYVGRIYLEAKRRPTYIIEGEY